The Pectobacterium wasabiae CFBP 3304 DNA segment ACCGTCAATACCGCCGTGCAGCAGCGTACCACCGTCGGGCTTACCGGTTTGCTGATCGCACTCTATTCCGGCATCAGTTGGATGGGAAACCTGCGTGAAGCGATTCGCGCCCAGTCGCGCGATGTATGGGAACGGAACCCGAAGGATGAAGAGAAGATTTACTTTCAGTACACGCGGGATTTCCTGTCGCTGACAGGGTTGGTCATTGCGCTCATCATTACGCTTTTCCTGACCTCCGTTGCGGGCACCGCGCAAAACATGATTGTGACCGCGCTGGGGTTAGATGGCATCGAGTGGTTGCGCCCCGCATTAACGCTAATTGCGCTATCAATTTCAATATTCGCCAACTATCTGTTATTCCTGTGGATATTTTTCGTCTTACCGCGCCATAAACCCAAGCGTAAAGCACTTTTTCGCGGCACGCTGATTGCCGCCGTCGGTTTTGAAGCCATCAAGTTCGCGATGACTGTCGCGCTGCCTAAACTCGCCAGTTCTCCTTCAGGAGCTGCGTTCGGCTCGGTCATTGGCCTGATGGCGTTCTTCTATTTCTTCGCTCGCCTGACGCTTTTCTGCGCCGCCTGGATCGCGACAGCGAATTATAAAGGCGACGTCTCGACAGACCAGAACGAGCAAGAGAAAGAACCGCCTTCTCCGCACTAAAAACAGCGGGAAAGCGCTGGTTTTCCGATCTGCGTCATGAAAAAATAAAACATCGTTTCAGAGCTATTGACTCAGTCTCACGTAATGTTGAGACTGAGGTTAATTTTCGCGTTTTTATACCCTAATAATTCGCGTCCCAGGGTACCTTTTAAACAGGCCAAAAGTGATGACAACAACTAACATTGCCGTAATCGGCGAATGCATGATCGAACTGTCGCAGAAGGGCACGGATCTTAACCGTGGATTTGGTGGCGATTCGCTGAACACCGCCGTTTACATTGCCCGTCAGGTAAACGCTGAGAAGCTGGGCGTGCATTACGTGACCGCACTCGGCACCGATAGCTTCAGTACCGAGATGGTTGCCGCCTGGCAGAACGAAGGGGTGAAAACCGATCTGGTTCAGCGACTGGACAACAAACTGCCCGGATTGTATTTCATTGAAACCGACAATAGCGGCGAGCGTACATTCTACTATTGGCGTAACGATGCCGCTGCCCGCTACTGGCTGGACAGCCCGGAAGCAGAAAAAATCGGTCAGGCGCTGGCTCAATTTGACTATCTCTACCTGAGCGGCATCAGTCTGGCGATCCTGAACGCCGAAAGCCGCCAGCGTCTCCTCGCCCTGCTGCGCGCCTGCCGCGCCAACGGCGGCAAAGTGATTTTTGATAACAACTATCGCCCACGTTTGTGGCAGAGCAAGGAAGAGACGCAACAAGCCTACACCGACATCCTGTCCTGTACGGATATTGCCTTCCTGACGTTGGATGACGAAGACATGCTGTGGGGCACGAAGCCGCTGGAAGCGGTGCTGGAACGGACGCACGGTTTGGGCGTTAGCGAAGTCGTCATCAAACGCGGTGCCGATTCCTGCATCGTGTCAGAGCGCGGACAAGCGCTGGTCGATGTCCCTGCAATAAAATTACCGAAAGAGAAAGTGGTCGATACCACCGCAGCAGGCGACTCCTTCAGCGCGGGCTATCTGTCAGTACGCCTGAACGGCGGCGGCACGCAGGAAGCCGCACAACGCGGTCACCTGACGGCTAGCACGGTCATTCAATACCGTGGCGCGATCATCCCGCTTGATGCAATGCCTGCGTAAACGTGACGTAGTGTGAGAATAAGCAAAAGGCCGCAACAGCGGCCTTTTCTATTTACTGATTGCGGGGTTACTGCGCAGCGGGAGCCTTGTCCTGCAGTTTGGCTTCTTCAGACGCTGCCGCAGGTACGTTGGCAACAGGTTCGACGGCTGGCGTCATAATCTGGTCGTAGGTTTCCTGCAACGCCTTCATATTCGCTTCGGGTTCACCCGGCTGTTGGATCAACATCATCGTCGTATCTTGTACCAGTTGCTGGTGCAGTTCCTGATTCAGGATGTCGAGCGTTAAGGCAGACAGATAAGCCTGACGCAGTTTCTGATACTGCTCGGGGGCAATATCCACCACGCCATTCTGCTGAGATCGCAGGCGCTGATCCATCAGGATGTCCGTGCTGGTACGCGCATAAGTGGCAAACAGCTTGTTCAGCTCGTCCGTCTTACGCGCGATTAATGCATCAAACTCTTGTTGTGTCAGCCCCTTTTCACGCAGCGTAGCCAGCTCGCGTGCCATAAACGTCACACCCGGTTCAACGCTCTCGCGATTCGGTACATCCATATGAATTGCGCACTGAGAACGGGTATAAAATACATTGCAGTCGAAACGGAGGTTGTTACCCTTCTGCGGACTCTTCTCCAGCACCTGCTGCAGGTGCCAGAACATCGCTTCTCGCGTCATGTCACCCAGCCAGTAGCGAACCAGCGCCTGAGATTCACGGATCGGATGCCACGGCGCATCCCACATCAGCGACAGCGTATCCTGCTGAGCGTTGTTATTCATCAGGCTGATCGCCTGCGGCGGCAGCGGGCTTAATGTCGGCAACGGCGCTGGCGCTTCGCGTTTCCCTTCCAACGGTGAGAAAGCTTTACCGATCTGCTCGAGCACGCTG contains these protein-coding regions:
- the yhjD gene encoding inner membrane protein YhjD, producing the protein MPVPVDPERQSPSSTPEGNKSPQKPLSFLGKSKRLAARIQAIPSVAHLIRAGERFNDRMGNQFGAAITYFSFLSLIPILMVSFAAVGFVLASNPDLLTGLINRIVNSISDPNLANTLKSTVNTAVQQRTTVGLTGLLIALYSGISWMGNLREAIRAQSRDVWERNPKDEEKIYFQYTRDFLSLTGLVIALIITLFLTSVAGTAQNMIVTALGLDGIEWLRPALTLIALSISIFANYLLFLWIFFVLPRHKPKRKALFRGTLIAAVGFEAIKFAMTVALPKLASSPSGAAFGSVIGLMAFFYFFARLTLFCAAWIATANYKGDVSTDQNEQEKEPPSPH
- the kdgK gene encoding 2-dehydro-3-deoxygluconokinase, with protein sequence MTTTNIAVIGECMIELSQKGTDLNRGFGGDSLNTAVYIARQVNAEKLGVHYVTALGTDSFSTEMVAAWQNEGVKTDLVQRLDNKLPGLYFIETDNSGERTFYYWRNDAAARYWLDSPEAEKIGQALAQFDYLYLSGISLAILNAESRQRLLALLRACRANGGKVIFDNNYRPRLWQSKEETQQAYTDILSCTDIAFLTLDDEDMLWGTKPLEAVLERTHGLGVSEVVIKRGADSCIVSERGQALVDVPAIKLPKEKVVDTTAAGDSFSAGYLSVRLNGGGTQEAAQRGHLTASTVIQYRGAIIPLDAMPA
- a CDS encoding M16 family metallopeptidase, whose amino-acid sequence is MQGTKKALFVGGMLLAVVSSSVQAEALQPDPAWQQGKLDNGFTWQLLTTPQRPGDRVELRLVVNAGSLLENAQQVGFAHFLPRLALAPGDKLSAAQLPSMWLRDANSSRALPPVVVSYDFTSYNLSLPNNRPELLKEALTWLAESAGQMTFDEKRLQAALKVPDQVATFPVNPQDPSWRYRLKGSPLLAHDPAQDVKPPLNGEQIQQFYKTWYTPDAMTLYIVGHVDNRSVLEQIGKAFSPLEGKREAPAPLPTLSPLPPQAISLMNNNAQQDTLSLMWDAPWHPIRESQALVRYWLGDMTREAMFWHLQQVLEKSPQKGNNLRFDCNVFYTRSQCAIHMDVPNRESVEPGVTFMARELATLREKGLTQQEFDALIARKTDELNKLFATYARTSTDILMDQRLRSQQNGVVDIAPEQYQKLRQAYLSALTLDILNQELHQQLVQDTTMMLIQQPGEPEANMKALQETYDQIMTPAVEPVANVPAAASEEAKLQDKAPAAQ